Proteins from a genomic interval of Rhodothermales bacterium:
- a CDS encoding 1-acyl-sn-glycerol-3-phosphate acyltransferase → MLRLFFREVVIEGAENIPADRGGLFVAAHPNGLIDPALILVGCPRHVVFGARHGLFDWPVLGPLMRRMGAVPIYRAMDESTLTKAEKLELNRKSLEGLAGALVNGSFSALFPEGNSHDLPHLIPVKTGAARLYYQARAQVAVGQPAPAIIPVGLHYDRKNIFRSRVLVVFHPPLDLPADLDCVPDPARLRSAVKNLTERIAEKLTEVVGSTDDWRLHHLMHRAGKLVRAEMGWRRGKRHEKPDLTEKQLAYQRIWAGYQARAETHAEELAGFRSRLSAYDRYLGLLGLRDHELTDLPKLASPWLLTLFVGQVVLVYFLFPPLLVLGFLINIGPYYLLRRVSRRFSAKRKDEATVKILGGAVLFPLAWIVVALGAWFAHEELRSLFPGMPDVWAAVVLVTLFVSVFGGYLALIYAELSRQTFRAMRVRATRRRRQALLDKLISERSFLCNELLQLGEGLELPGERLPDGRLQPAS, encoded by the coding sequence ATGCTGCGCCTCTTTTTCCGGGAAGTGGTCATTGAGGGCGCCGAAAACATCCCGGCGGATCGAGGCGGGCTGTTCGTGGCGGCGCACCCGAACGGCCTGATCGACCCGGCGCTCATCCTGGTGGGATGCCCCCGCCACGTAGTGTTCGGCGCGCGTCACGGCCTGTTTGACTGGCCTGTGCTCGGTCCCCTCATGCGTCGCATGGGTGCCGTGCCCATCTATCGGGCGATGGACGAGTCGACACTCACAAAGGCCGAGAAACTGGAGTTGAACCGGAAGAGCCTGGAGGGATTGGCCGGCGCTCTTGTCAACGGGTCGTTCTCCGCTCTCTTTCCTGAAGGCAACAGCCACGACCTGCCTCACCTGATCCCGGTAAAGACTGGGGCAGCCCGGCTCTACTACCAGGCCCGCGCGCAGGTAGCCGTGGGGCAGCCGGCGCCAGCCATTATTCCGGTCGGCCTGCACTACGACCGGAAGAACATATTCCGGTCACGCGTGCTGGTGGTCTTTCACCCGCCGCTTGACCTCCCCGCGGACCTGGACTGCGTGCCTGATCCGGCGCGACTTCGCTCCGCAGTGAAGAACCTCACGGAGCGCATCGCCGAGAAACTCACGGAAGTCGTGGGCTCGACGGACGATTGGCGGCTGCACCACCTCATGCACCGCGCCGGCAAACTGGTGCGGGCGGAGATGGGCTGGCGTCGCGGCAAGCGGCACGAAAAACCCGATCTGACCGAAAAGCAGCTGGCCTACCAGCGGATTTGGGCGGGGTACCAGGCCCGAGCCGAAACACACGCCGAAGAACTGGCCGGCTTCCGCTCCCGGCTGAGTGCATACGACCGGTACCTGGGCCTGCTGGGACTGCGCGACCACGAGCTGACCGACCTCCCGAAACTGGCCTCGCCCTGGCTTCTGACACTGTTTGTCGGCCAGGTGGTACTGGTCTATTTCCTCTTCCCGCCGCTCCTGGTGCTGGGATTCCTGATCAACATCGGTCCCTACTACCTCCTCCGGCGCGTCTCAAGACGCTTCTCCGCCAAGCGAAAGGACGAGGCCACCGTGAAAATTCTCGGCGGAGCGGTGCTCTTTCCCCTGGCGTGGATCGTTGTCGCGCTGGGCGCCTGGTTCGCCCATGAGGAATTGCGATCCCTCTTTCCCGGCATGCCGGATGTCTGGGCTGCCGTCGTTCTTGTGACACTCTTTGTAAGCGTGTTTGGCGGCTATCTGGCCTTGATCTACGCGGAGTTGTCCCGCCAGACGTTTCGTGCGATGCGGGTTCGGGCGACCCGCAGGCGACGGCAGGCACTTCTGGACAAACTGATCTCCGAGCGCTCCTTCCTGTGCAACGAACTCCTGCAGCTGGGAGAGGGCCTCGAATTGCCGGGCGAACGGCTTCCGGACGGACGGCTGCAGCCGGCTTCGTGA
- a CDS encoding serine hydrolase: MRTTLILLLSLTAAQVHAQHAAIDSVMARFNRTDAPGGAVTVVERGEVTYQKGHGMASLEQGIAIRPETIFDIGSVSKQFTGFALAMLDAQGALSLDDDIRLHLPEVPDFGHTITIRHLLNHTSGLREIYDSKGLAGWKGGDGIEQFEALRMTRHMTELNFVPGTEYLYCNTGYMLAADIVTRVTGQAFPEWLQRHVLEPLGMDSAEVMDHVGEVIVGAADSYSPQDGMAFVRRFDNSSAFGQGGIYASGSDMAKWMANMGSMRVGGQAVFDRLTTRGVLASGDTLSYALGISVREHRGATVWMHTGASAGFRSVLAWFPDHETGVFVQGNRSDFGSVARLWAVVDAVLGDRLDAAETARTPSPEAGPEPATGSPNPDAFVGRFLSDELQAVYEVALDDGQLILSHRRHGDLTMEPRGGDAFNVPGFAYVVFERSPAGGITGFRASTSRARNVLFRRIR, translated from the coding sequence ATGCGCACTACTCTGATCCTGCTTCTCTCCCTGACGGCCGCGCAGGTCCATGCCCAGCACGCTGCCATCGACTCGGTCATGGCCCGGTTCAATCGCACCGATGCGCCGGGCGGCGCGGTGACCGTGGTCGAGCGAGGCGAAGTGACCTACCAGAAGGGACATGGCATGGCGAGCCTGGAGCAGGGCATCGCCATTCGCCCGGAAACCATCTTCGACATTGGCTCGGTCTCAAAGCAGTTCACCGGCTTCGCCCTGGCCATGCTCGACGCGCAGGGCGCGCTGAGTCTGGACGACGACATTCGTCTTCACCTGCCAGAGGTCCCGGACTTTGGGCACACGATCACCATCCGACACCTTCTGAACCATACGTCGGGTCTCCGTGAGATCTACGACTCGAAAGGTTTGGCCGGATGGAAGGGCGGCGACGGCATCGAACAGTTCGAGGCCCTGCGGATGACGCGGCACATGACGGAGCTCAACTTTGTGCCCGGCACGGAATACCTGTACTGCAACACCGGCTACATGCTGGCGGCCGACATCGTGACCCGAGTTACGGGTCAAGCGTTCCCGGAATGGCTGCAGCGCCACGTCCTTGAACCGCTGGGTATGGACAGTGCCGAAGTCATGGACCACGTCGGCGAGGTCATCGTCGGGGCGGCAGACTCGTATTCGCCGCAAGACGGGATGGCCTTCGTGCGTCGCTTCGACAATTCGAGCGCGTTCGGCCAGGGCGGGATCTACGCGAGCGGATCGGACATGGCGAAGTGGATGGCCAACATGGGCAGCATGCGGGTGGGCGGGCAGGCCGTCTTCGATCGGCTGACTACCCGCGGCGTGCTAGCCTCGGGCGATACACTGAGCTATGCGCTGGGCATCTCCGTGCGCGAGCATCGCGGGGCGACCGTCTGGATGCACACCGGTGCCAGCGCAGGATTCCGTTCGGTGTTGGCCTGGTTTCCAGACCACGAGACGGGCGTTTTTGTGCAGGGAAACCGCTCCGACTTCGGCTCGGTGGCGCGCCTTTGGGCTGTGGTGGACGCTGTGCTGGGAGATCGACTCGACGCCGCGGAAACGGCACGGACGCCATCGCCCGAAGCAGGGCCCGAACCGGCGACAGGTTCCCCGAATCCGGATGCGTTCGTGGGTCGATTCCTCTCTGACGAATTGCAGGCCGTGTACGAGGTGGCTCTGGACGATGGGCAGCTCATTCTGAGTCACCGGCGGCACGGAGACCTGACGATGGAGCCGCGCGGAGGCGATGCGTTCAATGTCCCCGGTTTTGCCTATGTGGTGTTTGAGCGCAGTCCGGCGGGGGGTATTACTGGCTTCAGGGCGAGCACAAGCCGGGCGCGGAACGTGCTGTTCAGGCGGATTCGCTAG
- a CDS encoding TonB-dependent receptor: protein MKSFTLLVGLLAAISSSADPLSNIGTIEGRVVGADTGTPLATATVAIWALPDSTLVTGAIADESGAFEVSPLDPGSYYLEASFVGYAPFRSEAFEISTTSRKISLNQIRLQPDSAELEGVEVTAERAEVAFEIDRTVYNTKDQISAAGGNATDLLQNIPSVEVDIDGNISLRGNQNVGILINGRPAPARGDALTAFLQQLSAEMIDRIEVIPNPSAKFDPEGMAGMLNIVLKEGSKLGTSGGVTLGAGSTGEYNASGNLNLQKGKLTVFSNYGFRSSERNSSGFTFRENRFLDPLTFLEQNSFGGRESRSHVGNVNADYAIDGQTTLSGSALLSTRSGSSNNANQYLELAQTASPTGRYDRLTFGNGDGSNMDFSSAFRRVLEANQNEVTAELRFNRSTNTNLDAFEEQSLGINDGSMLGIRDRSRESLDIAENEWTGQLDVIKPVGGLKLETGYRGTLSAMDNTLFSEFLNASGAFAADVTRNNTFDYQEQVHAAYGLLSGSIGIFDVQGGVRVEQVLTDFDLATTGETFNNNYRSVFPSGIVSWKPSFTRQVKLSYSKRVNRPRTSMLNPFTTFSDPQNLFVGNPFLKPQYTHAFELSLQQFSRKGSLSLSPYFRRTVDEMERFKTVSQDGTSTTTWRNFDQSDSYGAELVGSLRFGRKFSGFASFNAYRVVTDASSLGDDLASSDLTWSTRANLSWNVREGLDMQAFWFYRAPREVAQGRIASFQVANLSLRQKLLNDKASLSLRVSDPLNQMGFTFELDSPTFYQLGERNWESRRATLTFTYNFGQAPKQQRRNAQRGDEGMGDMGIN from the coding sequence ATGAAGTCTTTCACACTCCTTGTCGGCCTGCTGGCAGCCATCTCATCGTCCGCAGATCCGCTCTCAAACATTGGTACCATCGAGGGCCGGGTCGTTGGCGCAGACACCGGCACGCCACTCGCCACCGCCACCGTCGCCATCTGGGCGCTTCCAGATTCGACACTTGTGACCGGTGCCATTGCTGACGAAAGCGGCGCCTTCGAGGTCTCTCCGCTCGACCCCGGGTCCTACTATTTGGAGGCCTCGTTTGTCGGCTATGCGCCGTTCCGGTCCGAGGCGTTCGAGATTTCGACGACCTCACGCAAGATTTCCCTTAACCAGATTCGATTGCAGCCTGACTCGGCCGAGCTGGAAGGCGTGGAAGTGACAGCCGAGCGCGCCGAGGTAGCCTTCGAGATTGACCGCACCGTCTACAACACCAAGGATCAGATATCGGCGGCCGGCGGAAATGCGACGGACCTCCTACAAAACATCCCGTCTGTTGAGGTTGATATCGATGGCAACATTTCGCTTCGGGGCAATCAGAACGTGGGTATCCTGATCAACGGCCGGCCGGCTCCGGCAAGGGGCGATGCGCTCACTGCTTTCCTCCAGCAATTGTCGGCGGAGATGATTGACCGCATCGAGGTGATTCCGAACCCCTCCGCCAAATTTGATCCCGAGGGCATGGCGGGCATGCTCAATATCGTGCTGAAGGAAGGCTCGAAGCTCGGCACATCCGGCGGTGTGACCCTCGGCGCCGGGTCGACGGGAGAGTACAATGCCTCCGGAAACCTGAACCTTCAGAAGGGTAAGCTGACCGTATTCTCGAACTACGGATTCCGCTCCTCCGAGCGCAATTCCAGTGGGTTCACGTTCCGGGAGAACCGGTTCCTGGATCCGCTCACGTTCCTCGAGCAGAACTCGTTCGGAGGTCGCGAGTCGCGCAGCCACGTCGGCAATGTTAATGCGGACTACGCCATCGACGGGCAAACCACGCTATCCGGTTCAGCGCTCTTGAGCACGCGCTCCGGCTCCAGCAACAACGCCAACCAGTACCTGGAACTCGCACAGACCGCGAGTCCCACCGGACGATATGACCGCCTGACGTTCGGCAACGGGGACGGCTCCAACATGGATTTCTCGAGCGCCTTCCGACGCGTTCTCGAGGCCAATCAGAATGAGGTCACGGCAGAGCTGCGTTTCAATCGTTCCACCAATACCAACCTGGACGCGTTTGAGGAGCAGAGCCTGGGGATCAATGACGGATCCATGCTGGGCATCCGGGATCGCAGCCGCGAGTCCCTGGACATTGCGGAGAACGAGTGGACCGGCCAGCTCGATGTGATCAAGCCGGTGGGTGGCCTGAAGCTGGAAACGGGCTATCGCGGCACGTTGTCTGCGATGGACAACACGCTGTTCTCGGAGTTTCTGAACGCTTCAGGAGCTTTCGCAGCAGACGTCACCCGCAACAACACCTTTGACTACCAGGAGCAGGTCCATGCTGCGTACGGACTGCTGAGTGGATCGATCGGCATTTTCGATGTGCAGGGGGGCGTTCGTGTGGAGCAGGTGCTGACCGACTTTGACCTGGCCACCACGGGGGAGACGTTCAACAACAACTACCGCTCGGTCTTCCCCAGCGGCATTGTCTCCTGGAAGCCTTCGTTCACCCGACAGGTCAAACTGAGCTACAGCAAGCGTGTGAACCGGCCACGCACCAGCATGCTGAACCCGTTCACCACGTTCTCCGATCCTCAGAACCTTTTCGTGGGCAACCCCTTTCTGAAGCCGCAATACACGCACGCCTTCGAACTCAGCCTGCAGCAGTTCTCGCGCAAAGGCTCTCTCAGCCTTTCGCCCTACTTCCGTCGCACGGTTGATGAAATGGAGCGCTTCAAGACCGTGAGCCAGGACGGCACGTCCACCACGACGTGGCGCAACTTTGACCAGAGCGACTCCTACGGCGCCGAGTTGGTCGGCAGTCTGCGGTTCGGCCGCAAGTTCAGCGGATTCGCGTCGTTCAATGCCTACCGGGTGGTCACCGACGCCTCCAGCCTGGGAGATGACCTTGCCTCTTCAGATCTGACGTGGTCTACTCGGGCCAATCTCTCCTGGAATGTCCGGGAAGGACTCGACATGCAGGCCTTCTGGTTCTATCGCGCACCGCGTGAGGTGGCGCAGGGTCGAATTGCTTCCTTCCAGGTGGCCAACCTGTCACTGCGGCAGAAGCTGCTGAACGACAAGGCTTCCCTGAGCCTGCGCGTCAGCGACCCGCTGAATCAGATGGGCTTCACGTTTGAGCTGGACTCGCCGACCTTCTACCAACTCGGCGAGCGCAACTGGGAGTCCCGCCGTGCCACCCTCACCTTCACGTACAACTTTGGTCAGGCGCCCAAGCAGCAGCGTCGCAACGCACAGCGCGGTGACGAGGGCATGGGGGACATGGGAATCAACTAG
- a CDS encoding TonB-dependent receptor, protein MRLILGIVLTFGVATASAQDFRARVTDAHDGSPLAGVNVTLEGTTTGAATDVDGLVSIAGIPAGPGVLVFSYVGFETLRLPLTFPLADPARVFEVSLEEDHEALEAISVSATRTSRSIADQAVRVETIAGEEIDEKISMEPSNISMLLNESPGIMVQQTSAVSGGASIRIQGLDGRYTQMLKDGFPVYGGFSGGLSLLQVPPLDLAQVEVIKGPSSTLYGGDAIAGLVNLVSKGPDGEPSLDLLINTTSAGGVDAGGFYRARRNRAGTTVLVSANRQQAYDPDDDQFSNLPESRRLTINPRLFFYPSERTTASVGLSGIVEERKGGDMALLTDERFSGIPFLEQNNTARITSQSRIDHRAERYRLTLKNSVSLFDRTIEVPDYRFEGRQIATYSEASVLVDGTHRDLVFGLDLRTDSFRERDVPIARKRDYAHASLGGFVQDTWDVSGRLVLETGLRADWHDAFGAFLLPKVSALLRATPNVSARISGGRGYKAPTIFLKPSEEVAFRDVVPLDDEVVAERSNGGSLDVNYRGVVMERLAVSLNQAVHFTTINHPLIPHRDQAGLRYTNAEDPITTRAFETNIKLSLEHLKLFLGYVHLRARGPDAERHPLTPRHKTYTVLVYEKHGRGRVGLEAYYTGRQHLADGSSTDGFLIMGLMGERRIGRARLFLNLENFLDTKQSNYAPVVRGSRENPLFAEIWAPMDGFVINGGVKLAVLGR, encoded by the coding sequence ATGCGGCTCATTCTCGGAATAGTGCTCACTTTTGGCGTAGCGACCGCTTCGGCCCAAGACTTTCGGGCCCGGGTGACCGATGCCCACGACGGGTCGCCGCTGGCCGGCGTGAACGTGACGCTGGAGGGCACCACCACGGGAGCAGCCACGGATGTGGACGGCCTCGTGTCGATTGCCGGGATCCCGGCAGGCCCGGGCGTGCTCGTGTTCTCGTACGTCGGATTCGAAACCCTTCGCCTGCCGCTCACTTTTCCGTTGGCGGACCCCGCCAGGGTGTTTGAGGTCAGCCTCGAGGAGGACCATGAAGCGCTGGAGGCCATTTCGGTGAGCGCAACGCGAACGAGTCGCAGCATTGCCGACCAGGCCGTACGCGTGGAGACCATCGCAGGGGAGGAGATCGACGAGAAGATCTCCATGGAGCCCTCCAACATCTCCATGCTGCTCAACGAGTCGCCCGGCATCATGGTGCAGCAGACTTCTGCCGTGTCGGGGGGTGCCTCCATCCGGATTCAGGGTCTCGACGGACGCTACACGCAGATGCTGAAGGACGGATTTCCCGTCTATGGCGGGTTCTCCGGGGGGCTCTCGTTGCTGCAGGTCCCGCCCCTGGACCTCGCGCAGGTCGAGGTCATCAAAGGGCCATCATCGACACTTTATGGGGGCGATGCGATCGCAGGCCTCGTAAACCTGGTCTCGAAAGGTCCCGATGGAGAGCCTTCGCTGGATCTCCTCATCAATACAACCAGCGCCGGCGGTGTCGACGCGGGCGGCTTCTATCGGGCTCGCCGGAACCGCGCAGGTACGACCGTGCTGGTGTCGGCAAATCGGCAGCAGGCCTACGACCCAGACGACGACCAGTTTTCCAACCTGCCGGAGTCCCGGAGACTGACCATCAACCCCCGGCTGTTCTTCTATCCGTCTGAGCGCACGACGGCATCAGTCGGGCTTTCGGGCATCGTTGAGGAACGGAAAGGGGGCGACATGGCCTTGTTGACCGACGAACGATTCTCGGGCATCCCATTTCTCGAGCAAAACAACACGGCACGAATCACCAGCCAGTCAAGGATCGACCACCGCGCCGAGCGATACAGGCTGACCCTGAAGAACAGTGTGAGCCTGTTCGATCGGACTATCGAGGTGCCGGACTATCGATTCGAAGGACGCCAGATTGCTACTTACTCGGAGGCCTCCGTATTGGTGGACGGCACCCACCGAGATCTGGTGTTCGGCCTGGATCTTCGCACGGACTCGTTCCGAGAACGAGATGTGCCCATCGCTCGGAAACGGGACTACGCCCATGCGTCCCTGGGCGGCTTCGTGCAGGATACCTGGGATGTTTCGGGTCGGTTGGTCCTGGAGACAGGTCTCCGTGCCGATTGGCACGATGCCTTCGGCGCGTTCCTGCTGCCGAAGGTGTCGGCACTACTGCGCGCGACGCCGAACGTGAGCGCCCGCATCAGCGGTGGTCGCGGTTACAAGGCACCGACCATCTTCCTGAAGCCCTCTGAAGAGGTGGCGTTTCGGGACGTGGTCCCGCTGGACGATGAGGTGGTTGCCGAGCGTTCGAACGGCGGCAGTCTGGACGTCAATTACCGGGGCGTGGTCATGGAACGGCTGGCTGTGAGTCTGAACCAGGCTGTTCATTTCACGACGATCAATCACCCGCTGATTCCCCATCGCGACCAGGCCGGCTTGCGGTACACGAACGCCGAAGACCCGATCACGACCCGGGCATTCGAGACGAACATCAAGCTCTCCCTCGAACACCTGAAGCTCTTCCTCGGATACGTGCACCTGCGCGCCAGGGGACCGGATGCCGAGCGGCATCCGCTGACGCCCCGGCACAAGACGTACACCGTGCTCGTGTACGAAAAACACGGTCGGGGAAGAGTCGGATTGGAGGCGTACTACACCGGCCGCCAGCACCTCGCGGACGGAAGCTCGACGGACGGATTCCTGATCATGGGGCTGATGGGCGAGAGGCGGATAGGCCGCGCGCGGCTCTTTCTCAACCTCGAGAACTTCCTGGATACCAAGCAGAGCAACTACGCGCCGGTAGTTCGCGGCTCCAGAGAGAACCCGCTATTTGCGGAGATCTGGGCGCCGATGGACGGGTTCGTCATAAACGGCGGGGTCAAGCTGGCGGTCTTGGGGAGGTAG
- a CDS encoding cation:proton antiporter, with product MVQTLLYTVGFVVICLASHRIGQFFSWIRLPYITGYLFAGALVASFGLDFIPSGAAQDLRFIDELSLAVIAFVAGSELYLKDLRSRLGSILWTTGGILVVALLLGGVAIYVLTEFIPFTRGMEPASRLAVALLGSTVLLALSPPSTIAVIKEARARGPFTSTTLGVTVLMDVAIIVLFAVSASVASALLLDVSFSIGFVGVLVLDLTLAIGIGLIVGKLLQALLAARWHIWLKQGLVVLIGWSIFLLAGQVKQFSAAQLPFEIYIEPLLIALVAGFLVANYTAHRAQFDDLLHAIGPAVYVAFFTLTGISLKLDILITVLPVAGALFVVRGLGIFIGSFAGGALAGVSPQHRRISWMAFITQAGIALGLAREVAVQFPALGDAFATLIISVVVLNEIFGPLFLKAALKRVGETNLPEDGTPDEVRDVLILGIESQSIALARQLQEEGWQVALADPDPAQIKRLEGSGLTGHVLDEDDPNALSQLLSGDTDSLVAMLRSDEANLEACTQAFERYGVDRMVVRLQDMKNMGPFREMGVLVVDATSALVSLIDQAVRAPQTAALLLHQGDDREVIQITLSHEEMSGVEVRDLRLPGDVLLLGIRRNRASLVPHGTTVLKLRDEITLLGSRESLDAVTLRLGY from the coding sequence ATGGTCCAGACGCTTCTGTACACGGTCGGATTCGTGGTAATCTGCCTGGCTTCGCACCGCATCGGGCAGTTCTTCTCATGGATCCGCCTACCGTACATCACCGGATACCTGTTTGCCGGGGCGCTGGTGGCGTCATTCGGGCTGGATTTCATCCCTTCCGGCGCTGCTCAGGACCTTCGCTTCATTGACGAGCTTTCGCTGGCGGTCATCGCGTTCGTTGCAGGCAGCGAGCTCTACCTGAAAGACCTCCGAAGCCGGCTCGGAAGCATTCTCTGGACCACCGGCGGCATCCTGGTCGTGGCGCTGCTGCTTGGTGGTGTCGCCATTTACGTGCTCACCGAGTTCATTCCGTTCACCCGCGGAATGGAGCCGGCCAGCCGTCTTGCCGTCGCCCTGTTGGGCAGCACCGTCCTGCTTGCCCTCTCCCCCCCCTCGACGATCGCCGTGATAAAGGAGGCGCGCGCCCGCGGACCCTTCACCTCCACGACGTTGGGCGTGACGGTGCTGATGGACGTCGCCATCATCGTGCTGTTTGCCGTGAGCGCGTCCGTGGCAAGCGCACTGCTCCTGGATGTGTCCTTCAGCATCGGTTTCGTCGGGGTGCTCGTGCTGGACCTGACGCTGGCTATCGGGATCGGGCTTATAGTCGGCAAGCTTCTCCAGGCCCTACTGGCCGCCAGGTGGCACATCTGGCTCAAACAGGGCCTCGTCGTACTGATCGGCTGGAGCATCTTTCTGTTGGCCGGTCAGGTAAAGCAGTTCTCCGCGGCCCAGCTGCCGTTCGAGATCTACATCGAGCCGTTGCTGATTGCGTTGGTGGCGGGATTCCTGGTCGCCAACTACACGGCCCACCGGGCGCAGTTTGACGACCTGTTGCATGCCATCGGCCCCGCCGTCTACGTCGCCTTCTTTACGCTCACGGGGATCTCCCTGAAGCTGGACATCCTGATCACTGTGCTGCCCGTCGCAGGTGCCCTGTTTGTTGTGCGAGGGCTCGGCATCTTCATCGGCTCATTCGCAGGCGGCGCGCTGGCCGGTGTCTCGCCGCAGCACCGCAGGATCTCGTGGATGGCGTTCATCACGCAGGCCGGCATTGCGCTGGGCCTCGCCCGCGAGGTGGCCGTGCAGTTCCCGGCGCTGGGAGACGCGTTCGCCACCCTCATTATCTCGGTTGTGGTCCTGAACGAGATCTTCGGGCCGCTCTTCCTGAAAGCCGCGCTGAAGCGCGTCGGGGAAACCAACCTGCCCGAGGACGGCACACCAGATGAGGTTCGGGATGTGCTCATCCTCGGGATTGAAAGCCAGTCCATCGCCCTCGCGCGACAGCTCCAGGAGGAAGGCTGGCAGGTGGCACTGGCCGATCCCGACCCGGCCCAGATCAAGCGCCTGGAGGGCTCCGGCCTCACGGGCCATGTGCTCGACGAGGACGACCCGAATGCACTGAGTCAGCTGCTGTCGGGCGACACCGACTCGCTCGTAGCCATGCTGCGCAGCGACGAAGCCAACCTGGAGGCCTGCACCCAGGCGTTTGAGCGGTATGGCGTCGACCGCATGGTCGTTCGGCTGCAGGACATGAAGAACATGGGCCCCTTCCGGGAGATGGGCGTGCTCGTGGTCGATGCGACCTCTGCCCTGGTCAGCCTTATTGATCAGGCCGTGCGCGCGCCCCAGACGGCCGCTCTGCTCCTCCACCAGGGCGACGACCGGGAGGTCATCCAGATCACCCTCAGCCACGAGGAAATGAGCGGGGTTGAAGTGCGCGACCTGCGTCTCCCGGGCGATGTGCTTCTGCTGGGAATCCGTCGCAACCGTGCTTCGCTCGTACCACATGGCACGACCGTGCTGAAGCTGCGGGACGAAATCACGCTGCTCGGCAGTCGGGAAAGCCTCGACGCCGTGACTCTGCGACTCGGCTATTGA
- a CDS encoding tellurite resistance TerB family protein, translating into MDVKLLLDQFLGEGASTPGTDTNRAAKRGAAGGLAVGGMLGLMMGSKKVRKKARKAAKYGGAAALGALAYRAYQNYQTDQSAPHIPEDRFLPSAAPSADGQPFELALVLAMISAANADGHIGPDEQRVIFERVGESDLEALEKGFVFDALSDPPGLNDVAALATGVEQATELYMVSRMAIDVDHPAEVAYLEALAARLQLPRELVNQIDQEVG; encoded by the coding sequence ATGGACGTCAAACTGCTGCTGGATCAATTCCTTGGAGAGGGGGCTTCGACCCCCGGAACGGACACCAACCGGGCCGCAAAACGCGGTGCAGCCGGCGGATTGGCCGTGGGCGGTATGCTGGGGTTGATGATGGGCAGCAAAAAAGTGCGCAAGAAGGCGCGCAAGGCCGCCAAGTATGGCGGAGCGGCGGCGTTGGGCGCATTGGCGTATCGTGCCTACCAGAATTACCAGACCGACCAGTCGGCGCCCCACATTCCGGAGGACCGGTTCCTGCCGTCAGCCGCTCCTTCTGCGGACGGGCAGCCCTTCGAACTCGCACTGGTTCTGGCGATGATCTCTGCGGCGAATGCGGACGGCCACATCGGGCCGGACGAGCAGCGCGTGATATTCGAGCGCGTCGGAGAGTCGGACCTGGAAGCTCTGGAAAAAGGCTTCGTGTTCGATGCGCTCTCAGACCCGCCGGGGCTGAACGATGTGGCCGCGCTGGCAACGGGTGTAGAGCAGGCCACCGAGCTCTACATGGTGTCTCGAATGGCCATAGACGTGGATCACCCGGCAGAGGTGGCTTATCTCGAGGCCCTTGCGGCCCGTCTGCAACTGCCTCGCGAGCTGGTCAACCAGATTGACCAGGAAGTCGGCTAA
- a CDS encoding SDR family oxidoreductase yields the protein MRTTILCLAFLFVLTPAQAQQTVLVTGASSGIGLRMTEVLSENGFHVYAGARKQEDLDRLDAMENVTAIRLDVTIQEDIDAAADRVRAEGRGLFGLINNAGVAVVGPLIEMPEEDLDFQLDVNVFGPYRVTQAFGDLIIESEGRIMNTSSISGILSGGFLGAYSMSKHAVEAYTDALAAEMGVFGVSVAAVEPGNYKSRIIQTMVERMEAAGYTAENSRYDRSMYEVFGGPRDRSNFQEPDDVALAALDFMTSDTPQRRYMVVPNQREAQITIMQIMREMVQLNENHQFSYSRDELVEMLDGLLGN from the coding sequence ATGCGCACGACCATTCTCTGCCTCGCCTTCCTCTTCGTGCTCACCCCCGCTCAGGCTCAGCAGACGGTGCTTGTTACCGGCGCCAGCTCCGGCATCGGCCTTCGCATGACGGAAGTGCTCTCCGAGAACGGCTTCCACGTCTACGCCGGCGCGCGCAAACAGGAGGACCTGGACCGTCTCGATGCGATGGAGAACGTCACGGCCATCCGATTGGACGTGACGATCCAGGAGGACATCGATGCTGCGGCTGATCGTGTGCGTGCGGAGGGGCGAGGCCTGTTCGGGTTGATCAACAATGCGGGGGTGGCCGTGGTCGGCCCACTTATCGAGATGCCCGAGGAAGACCTGGACTTCCAGCTGGACGTCAACGTCTTCGGGCCCTACCGCGTCACACAGGCCTTCGGTGACCTCATCATCGAAAGCGAGGGGCGCATCATGAACACGTCCTCCATTTCCGGCATTCTGTCGGGAGGTTTCCTGGGCGCGTACAGCATGAGCAAGCACGCGGTCGAGGCCTACACGGACGCCCTGGCCGCAGAGATGGGCGTGTTCGGCGTGTCCGTCGCTGCCGTGGAGCCGGGCAACTACAAGTCTCGCATCATCCAAACCATGGTTGAGCGCATGGAAGCCGCGGGCTACACAGCGGAGAACTCGCGCTACGACCGTTCGATGTACGAGGTCTTCGGCGGCCCCAGGGATCGCTCCAACTTTCAGGAGCCCGATGACGTGGCGCTCGCCGCGCTGGACTTCATGACGTCCGACACGCCCCAGAGACGGTATATGGTGGTGCCCAACCAGCGAGAGGCGCAGATCACCATCATGCAGATCATGCGGGAGATGGTTCAGCTGAACGAGAACCATCAGTTCTCCTATTCACGGGACGAACTGGTGGAAATGCTGGACGGGCTCCTCGGCAACTGA